The Echinicola rosea genome has a segment encoding these proteins:
- a CDS encoding C40 family peptidase, producing MKNTTLTWGITLLLALVLLGSCQPESKETSSVAPLIDQVKESYAPDKRVAIFDIAFENDSLKGQTNLPQALEELTKKLDSAGVSFTNQVDLLPDKALAGKTHGVVTISVANIRSAPKHSAELATQATMGTPVNVLKKDGSWYLVQTPDNYISWVDAAGIELMDQSAYDQWEGSPKLVFTGLLGYVYESEDESMMVTDLTAGNLLKLVAENKSHYQVALPDGRQGFLQKDMAMPFEEWITTRSLSDHNLISTAKNMMGVPYLWGGTSIKGVDCSGFTKTIYFLNGQVIPRDASQQVHEGELVDTEKNWDKLEVGDLLFFGRKATEDRPERIVHVGMWIGNNSFIHSRGRVRISSFDPNSPNYDEYELGRYLRTKRIRQIPSEHVIEVAKVMN from the coding sequence ATGAAAAATACTACGCTAACCTGGGGAATCACACTCCTACTGGCCTTGGTCCTACTCGGGAGTTGTCAGCCCGAAAGTAAAGAAACCTCTTCCGTAGCACCGCTAATAGATCAAGTAAAGGAAAGCTATGCACCTGACAAACGCGTGGCAATTTTTGACATCGCGTTCGAAAACGATTCGCTAAAGGGCCAAACAAATTTGCCACAGGCCTTGGAAGAATTGACGAAAAAGCTAGACAGTGCGGGCGTCTCCTTTACCAATCAAGTGGATTTACTTCCTGATAAGGCACTGGCAGGCAAAACCCACGGTGTGGTGACCATTTCAGTTGCCAATATCCGAAGTGCTCCCAAACACTCCGCAGAGCTTGCCACCCAAGCGACAATGGGCACACCGGTCAATGTCCTCAAGAAAGATGGGAGTTGGTACCTTGTCCAAACGCCAGACAACTATATTTCATGGGTGGACGCAGCCGGGATAGAACTAATGGATCAGTCTGCATATGACCAATGGGAAGGCAGTCCCAAATTGGTATTTACCGGACTTTTGGGGTATGTTTATGAAAGTGAAGATGAATCCATGATGGTCACCGATCTCACTGCTGGAAACCTACTGAAACTGGTGGCAGAAAATAAAAGCCACTATCAAGTCGCTTTGCCGGATGGCCGTCAAGGTTTTTTGCAAAAGGACATGGCCATGCCATTTGAGGAATGGATTACTACCCGTTCATTAAGTGACCATAACCTGATCAGTACAGCCAAAAACATGATGGGCGTTCCCTATCTCTGGGGTGGTACATCGATCAAGGGGGTTGATTGCAGTGGATTTACCAAAACCATTTACTTTCTAAACGGTCAAGTGATCCCGAGGGATGCTTCACAACAGGTGCATGAAGGAGAATTAGTGGATACGGAGAAAAACTGGGACAAATTGGAAGTTGGTGACTTGCTGTTTTTTGGGAGAAAGGCGACAGAGGATCGTCCTGAAAGGATCGTACATGTAGGCATGTGGATCGGAAATAATTCGTTTATCCATTCCAGGGGAAGGGTCCGCATCAGCAGTTTTGATCCCAACAGCCCCAATTACGAT
- a CDS encoding amidohydrolase family protein translates to MKKFNLTIYLLSLLLLPVLGYGQIEGEVLKPRNGKFLLQGGTVVTVTNGILENTSVLLEHGKIEAIGAGLEAGDATVIDCNGQYIYPGMIDSGTRLGLVEVGSLAETQDYAEIGNVTPNMQALTAINPNSVAIPVTRVSGVTTALSVPSGGLFPGTAALINLNGYTPDQMYTGFKGIPMNFPTSARRGRWDRRSDEEIEKDAKESLKNINDIWERASTYMKLEDAEASLTYYPEMEQLAKAVRGDLPLLIEVNKAEDILKALEWIKEKEVKKAVLTGVSEGFRVAEKIAAAGIPVITGPVLALPSRSSDRYDAAYSNPGKMQQAGVKVAIRTSDTENVRNLPFNAGFAAAYGMGKEEALRAITIVPAEIFGVDDHLGSIEEGKSATVFVSDGDPFETKTQIKHVFIDGYKIPMTSRHIRLYQEFLERSPGLEE, encoded by the coding sequence ATGAAGAAATTTAATTTAACGATATACTTGCTATCACTTCTACTTTTGCCCGTTTTGGGTTATGGGCAAATAGAAGGAGAAGTGCTAAAACCAAGAAATGGCAAGTTTCTCCTCCAAGGCGGGACAGTGGTCACCGTTACCAATGGCATACTGGAAAACACCAGTGTCTTACTGGAACACGGAAAGATCGAGGCCATTGGTGCAGGATTGGAAGCTGGAGATGCCACCGTCATTGACTGTAATGGCCAATATATATATCCGGGCATGATCGACAGTGGAACACGTTTGGGGCTGGTGGAAGTGGGTTCGTTGGCTGAAACACAAGACTACGCTGAAATAGGCAACGTGACTCCCAATATGCAAGCATTGACAGCCATCAACCCCAATTCTGTGGCCATTCCCGTGACCAGGGTAAGTGGTGTCACTACGGCTCTATCGGTTCCGTCGGGAGGTTTATTCCCAGGTACTGCCGCACTGATCAACTTAAACGGTTATACTCCAGACCAGATGTACACGGGGTTTAAAGGTATTCCAATGAATTTCCCTACTTCTGCCAGAAGGGGCCGATGGGACCGAAGGTCAGATGAAGAAATCGAGAAAGATGCCAAAGAGTCCCTGAAAAACATCAATGATATTTGGGAAAGGGCTTCCACGTATATGAAATTGGAAGATGCCGAAGCATCCTTGACCTATTATCCAGAAATGGAACAATTGGCCAAAGCCGTAAGAGGGGATTTGCCTTTATTGATAGAGGTCAACAAAGCAGAGGACATCCTTAAAGCCCTCGAATGGATCAAAGAAAAAGAAGTGAAAAAAGCCGTCCTGACAGGTGTATCTGAAGGTTTTAGAGTGGCAGAAAAAATAGCAGCAGCAGGTATTCCTGTCATTACCGGTCCTGTTTTGGCACTACCTTCAAGATCTTCAGATCGCTATGATGCGGCCTATAGCAACCCCGGTAAAATGCAACAAGCCGGCGTAAAAGTAGCCATCAGGACATCCGATACCGAGAATGTCAGGAATCTTCCCTTCAATGCTGGCTTTGCAGCTGCTTACGGTATGGGTAAGGAAGAAGCACTAAGGGCCATTACCATCGTACCGGCCGAGATATTTGGTGTGGATGATCATCTTGGAAGCATTGAAGAAGGAAAAAGTGCAACGGTCTTCGTTTCGGATGGAGATCCTTTCGAAACCAAGACGCAGATCAAACATGTATTTATCGATGGATATAAAATACCAATGACCAGCAGGCACATTCGCCTCTATCAGGAATTCTTGGAGCGAAGCCCAGGATTGGAAGAATAA
- a CDS encoding amidohydrolase family protein, with protein MRKLTYIICSLLIIATQQLDAQTPKGSVLIQNATVLTVTQGTLEDADVLVQDGIIKKVGKDLSAPKNVKTINASGKFLMPGIIDAHSHLALDVVNEATAPITAEVAIADVINPFDVGIYRALAGGTTIAHGLHGSANAIGGQSITMKYRYGSRNPDDIIMKEAPRTIKFALGENPTRVHGLGKNIQPRTRMGVEAVIRNGFNEALQYKKKWETYNQSKGQKNSKVTPPEYNLRLQTLADILDGEIIIHCHSYRADEIYMLINVCRDFGVDKLVFTHVNEGFKVAPELAKYTMGASVFSDWWAYKFEVYYSTAYNAAILTENDVITSINSDSDELIRHLYHEAAKTQRYGGLSDEQALALITINPAKQLGIDEYVGSIEEGKQADLVIFDQHPLSVYAIPQMTFVDGIKYFDINEDKDDQRLKISPTQMVEPVYLQVEEESCMHGVELFTEGTTFHHSH; from the coding sequence ATGAGGAAATTAACATATATCATTTGTTCGCTATTAATCATAGCCACCCAGCAATTGGATGCTCAAACGCCCAAAGGCAGCGTTTTGATCCAAAATGCCACCGTACTGACAGTGACCCAAGGCACCTTGGAGGATGCGGATGTATTGGTGCAAGACGGTATCATCAAGAAAGTGGGCAAAGACCTTTCTGCCCCCAAAAATGTAAAGACTATAAATGCTTCAGGCAAATTCCTGATGCCAGGCATTATAGATGCCCACTCGCACTTGGCCTTGGACGTGGTCAATGAGGCCACAGCACCTATTACGGCAGAAGTGGCCATAGCCGATGTTATCAACCCATTTGACGTAGGAATCTATCGGGCATTGGCCGGAGGTACTACCATCGCCCACGGCTTACATGGATCTGCCAATGCCATTGGAGGACAGAGCATTACCATGAAGTACCGATACGGCAGCCGAAATCCTGATGATATCATTATGAAAGAAGCGCCCAGAACGATCAAATTCGCCTTGGGAGAGAATCCGACAAGGGTTCATGGTCTCGGAAAAAATATTCAACCACGCACGCGCATGGGGGTAGAAGCAGTCATCAGAAACGGCTTCAATGAAGCCCTCCAATACAAGAAAAAATGGGAAACGTATAACCAGTCAAAAGGGCAAAAGAACAGCAAGGTAACTCCTCCTGAATACAACCTTCGTTTGCAGACATTGGCGGACATTCTGGATGGAGAAATCATCATCCACTGTCACTCCTATCGGGCAGATGAAATTTACATGCTCATCAATGTCTGTAGGGATTTTGGGGTCGATAAACTGGTATTTACCCATGTGAATGAAGGATTCAAAGTAGCTCCTGAGCTTGCCAAATATACCATGGGAGCTTCTGTTTTCAGTGATTGGTGGGCGTATAAGTTTGAAGTGTATTATTCCACCGCTTACAATGCAGCAATCCTCACTGAAAATGATGTAATCACTTCAATTAATTCTGATTCAGATGAATTGATCCGTCACTTGTACCATGAAGCTGCCAAGACCCAGCGCTATGGTGGATTATCGGATGAGCAGGCTTTGGCGCTGATCACCATCAATCCTGCCAAACAACTTGGCATCGATGAATACGTGGGGTCTATCGAAGAAGGAAAGCAAGCTGATTTGGTGATTTTTGACCAACATCCGCTATCCGTCTATGCTATCCCACAGATGACATTTGTGGATGGAATAAAATATTTTGATATCAATGAAGATAAAGATGACCAAAGGTTAAAAATAAGCCCTACCCAAATGGTAGAGCCAGTTTATCTTCAAGTAGAGGAAGAGAGTTGTATGCATGGTGTAGAGCTCTTTACTGAAGGAACCACTTTTCATCACTCACATTAA
- a CDS encoding amidohydrolase family protein → MIKRLTTLLFLVVLICLMDTSTVVGQSDRSGQRRVTGTYAITNATVITQPGKWLSATTIVIKDGLITAIGENTAVPVDAKIIPGDSLFVYAGFIDLGSDAGIEKPEEAKKPENFDPSNPPNDVAGITPERTALDYWDTTNGSIGEWRKAGFTIAQLLPRGEMLPGQTALVVYGDASSTNVLHESTGLFAQFETVRGVYPGTTLGVMAKYRELYKNAELKNEHIQMFAANSNGISRPEKNKSLEAFYPVINKQIPVVFEANEELEIRRVLKLQKELGFDLLLMDLEEGSNLAEEILAANATVALSLKLPDDKAKEANMEEATEEAKTAQKRVIEAYEQALSHAGNFEKAGVKFGFSTNQAKKDDFLKNLRLMIAHGLTEDGALAALTTNPAAILGISNYAGTIEKGKLANLVLATDSLFAEGSKINFVMSDGYLYEYDISKSKKIEGNPSDLVGKWNYTSETPGGTSSGEIRFTEKSGNLSGEIDVDNPNGGGKLTRPLENISYDGKKLSFTFSIEVQGQKLTVQTKGKVDGADFTGSISIRDMGDFSLTAKKTPDFKF, encoded by the coding sequence ATGATTAAAAGATTAACCACTTTATTGTTTTTGGTGGTACTGATTTGTTTGATGGACACCTCTACGGTAGTAGGCCAGAGTGATCGATCAGGACAAAGAAGGGTGACAGGCACCTATGCCATCACCAATGCCACTGTCATCACCCAACCCGGAAAATGGCTGTCAGCTACTACAATTGTGATCAAAGATGGACTGATCACTGCAATTGGCGAAAATACAGCTGTTCCAGTGGATGCAAAAATTATCCCTGGAGACTCTTTATTTGTTTATGCCGGCTTTATTGATTTAGGAAGTGATGCTGGCATTGAAAAGCCAGAAGAAGCCAAAAAGCCGGAGAATTTCGATCCATCCAACCCTCCCAATGATGTAGCAGGAATCACCCCTGAACGCACTGCTTTGGACTACTGGGATACCACCAATGGTAGTATCGGTGAATGGAGAAAAGCAGGTTTTACCATCGCCCAACTCCTACCGAGAGGTGAAATGCTCCCGGGACAGACAGCTTTGGTCGTGTACGGAGATGCTTCTTCTACCAATGTGCTTCATGAATCAACCGGGCTATTCGCCCAGTTTGAAACGGTACGTGGTGTTTATCCCGGAACCACATTGGGCGTAATGGCCAAATATCGGGAGTTATATAAAAATGCCGAACTGAAAAATGAGCATATCCAGATGTTTGCAGCCAATTCCAACGGCATCAGTAGGCCAGAAAAGAACAAAAGCCTAGAGGCTTTCTACCCGGTGATCAACAAACAAATCCCAGTGGTCTTCGAAGCCAATGAGGAGCTTGAGATCCGCAGGGTATTGAAACTACAAAAAGAACTGGGATTTGATCTACTGCTGATGGACCTTGAGGAAGGAAGTAATTTGGCAGAAGAAATATTGGCTGCCAATGCCACTGTGGCACTTTCGCTCAAGTTACCAGACGATAAGGCCAAAGAAGCGAATATGGAAGAGGCTACAGAAGAAGCCAAAACTGCTCAAAAGCGAGTAATAGAAGCATACGAGCAAGCGTTGTCCCATGCAGGCAATTTCGAAAAAGCAGGAGTTAAATTTGGTTTTTCTACCAATCAGGCCAAAAAGGACGATTTTCTGAAAAACCTACGGCTGATGATTGCCCATGGACTTACGGAAGACGGTGCCCTGGCTGCCCTGACTACAAATCCCGCTGCAATACTAGGGATCAGTAATTATGCCGGTACGATCGAAAAAGGAAAATTGGCCAATTTGGTGTTAGCCACGGACAGCCTTTTCGCTGAAGGCTCTAAAATCAATTTTGTAATGTCTGATGGATACTTATATGAATACGATATTTCTAAATCCAAAAAAATCGAAGGAAATCCATCAGATTTAGTTGGCAAATGGAACTACACTTCTGAAACCCCAGGGGGTACCTCTTCGGGAGAAATTAGGTTTACCGAGAAATCAGGCAACCTATCTGGAGAAATCGATGTGGACAACCCCAATGGTGGCGGCAAGCTGACAAGGCCCTTGGAAAACATCAGTTATGACGGCAAGAAGCTGAGTTTTACTTTTTCTATTGAAGTGCAGGGGCAAAAGCTCACTGTACAGACCAAGGGAAAAGTCGATGGAGCTGATTTTACGGGCTCCATCAGTATCAGGGACATGGGTGATTTTTCACTCACGGCCAAGAAAACACCTGATTTTAAATTCTAA
- a CDS encoding response regulator transcription factor encodes MKDILVIEDDQLILKMVEFRLNKEGYKVVIAEDGNKGIEALDELQPDLIITDIMVPYKSGIEIIEYAKGKYPSCPIIVLSALGDEEGTVMEAFNMGVADFVPKPFNPNELAIRVKRLFS; translated from the coding sequence ATGAAGGATATTTTAGTGATAGAAGACGACCAGTTAATTTTAAAAATGGTTGAATTTCGACTAAATAAAGAAGGATATAAAGTAGTCATAGCTGAAGATGGTAACAAAGGAATAGAAGCATTGGATGAATTGCAACCTGATCTGATCATAACGGACATTATGGTACCGTATAAGAGTGGGATTGAGATCATCGAATATGCCAAAGGAAAATACCCAAGCTGTCCCATCATTGTCCTCAGTGCGCTCGGGGATGAAGAAGGGACCGTGATGGAGGCCTTTAATATGGGGGTAGCCGATTTCGTTCCGAAGCCTTTTAATCCAAATGAACTCGCTATTAGGGTGAAGAGATTATTCAGTTGA
- a CDS encoding HEAT repeat domain-containing protein: protein MLFLIAIVAMATKAAGQQQLDSLSTVSFLERIGEVELMSYRLSYGASEKHSKVVSHQFNDFNVLLSFRDSVEAEGMDVGKIHYYISGEEKGFENVKSYVSIIQENDLYIADQGRDLSTDSGRLLIAANQLGFKPFYRFRSRILTDIKFVILIGILLLFVFTFLVLLFFIFVVKARNERRERLIKKYVDICREPLSTFLFTYNVEEVEKMTFDEVRGLFNTKEFKSTAFKDTLISEIINLNKNLKGDFKDKLRIIYTTLKLDRYSIKKLKSRNWEVQATGTMELYEMNIQQAAPHLEKLLHSKNFVVRSNAVRAYLHLSPNKDLSFLSNQTYPLSRWQQMWLYRVVRNTSSMGTVDLVSLLHSENESIRIFGVKLVRLLGRMDIIEQLSEMFPAASLDEKYEILNTFKSLAAFTTTPLVHGSFQSDDLKLAKLSAELMGVIGNEISVALIMEKLKTEQPFALEKSMMTSLYNLDKEMMNWAVSHFKRPQLEAIQSHIKDTSLEHV from the coding sequence ATGTTGTTTTTAATAGCCATTGTAGCAATGGCTACCAAAGCTGCTGGACAACAGCAGTTGGATTCTTTATCTACCGTCTCCTTTTTAGAAAGGATAGGAGAGGTGGAGCTGATGAGCTATAGGCTTAGTTATGGAGCCAGTGAAAAGCACTCCAAAGTCGTATCACACCAATTTAATGATTTTAATGTCCTATTATCTTTTCGGGATTCTGTGGAAGCTGAAGGAATGGATGTGGGCAAGATCCATTATTATATTTCTGGAGAGGAAAAGGGCTTCGAAAACGTAAAGAGTTACGTAAGTATTATACAGGAGAATGATCTATATATTGCCGATCAAGGCCGCGATTTATCCACTGACTCCGGCCGATTGTTAATTGCTGCGAATCAGCTTGGTTTTAAGCCATTTTATCGGTTTAGAAGCAGAATCTTGACCGATATTAAATTTGTTATCCTCATAGGAATTCTGCTGTTGTTTGTCTTTACATTTTTGGTGCTGCTCTTCTTTATTTTTGTCGTCAAGGCACGAAATGAAAGGCGAGAGCGCCTTATCAAGAAATATGTGGACATCTGCAGAGAACCTCTTTCTACTTTTTTATTTACCTATAACGTAGAAGAAGTGGAAAAAATGACCTTTGATGAAGTGAGGGGGCTGTTTAATACCAAGGAATTTAAATCAACCGCTTTTAAAGATACACTGATAAGTGAAATCATCAATCTCAACAAGAACCTCAAAGGGGATTTTAAAGATAAACTAAGGATTATCTATACCACGCTGAAGCTGGACAGGTACTCCATAAAAAAGTTAAAAAGCAGGAACTGGGAGGTGCAGGCAACCGGTACCATGGAGCTTTACGAAATGAATATCCAGCAAGCCGCACCCCACCTTGAAAAGCTCTTGCACTCGAAGAATTTTGTGGTAAGGTCCAATGCCGTAAGGGCCTATCTGCACCTTTCGCCCAATAAAGACCTAAGTTTCTTGAGCAATCAAACCTATCCGCTTTCCAGATGGCAGCAAATGTGGCTTTACCGCGTGGTCAGAAACACCTCCTCTATGGGGACCGTGGACTTGGTGAGCCTTCTCCATTCTGAAAATGAAAGCATCCGGATATTCGGCGTAAAATTGGTGAGATTGCTGGGAAGAATGGACATTATTGAGCAGCTATCCGAAATGTTTCCAGCTGCCAGCCTCGATGAGAAGTATGAAATCCTGAATACGTTTAAATCACTCGCTGCGTTTACCACAACCCCATTAGTGCATGGGAGTTTTCAAAGCGATGACTTAAAATTGGCTAAACTTTCCGCAGAACTGATGGGAGTAATCGGCAATGAAATTTCGGTGGCATTGATCATGGAAAAATTAAAAACCGAGCAACCTTTTGCTTTGGAAAAAAGCATGATGACAAGTTTATATAATTTGGATAAGGAAATGATGAATTGGGCGGTCAGCCATTTTAAGCGACCCCAATTGGAAGCGATACAGTCACACATAAAAGATACCTCGCTGGAACATGTATAG
- a CDS encoding glycosyltransferase family 2 protein, with the protein MYSLLFDLLVDLFGIFFLMYGFAVIVIYMTITTLSGLELREQFKKNKFVDYKDVITTPMAPGVSILAPAYNEGKSLVQNVRSLLSLHFSKYEVIIINDGSKDNSIEVLIENFDLKKAAFAYEQTIDTKRVKAVYKSTNPSFSKLIVVDKENGGKADALNAGINVSNQELIACIDVDCILAPDSIIRMLRPFLEETHKKVIAVGGGIGIANNCDIKDGTVVKYRVPSTLLGRFQVIEYFRSFLLGRMAWSRVNGLLLISGAFGFFDKELVKKVGGYFPATVGEDMELVVRMRRYMEEQKIPYKVSFVSDPLCWTEVPESEQVLSRQRNRWMRGTIETLQLHRKMQFNPKYGFTGMVSFPFWTIFEKNAPIIEFLGVVYTFILIFLGEFSAVYFISLFVLIYFFSVMLSSFSILFEELVFKKYGKKGELRKLIITVLKEPFFVHPKLMIWCIKGHWNFIKGIGGWGEMVRTGFKNTK; encoded by the coding sequence ATGTATAGTCTATTATTTGATCTCTTGGTAGATCTGTTTGGTATTTTCTTTCTTATGTACGGTTTTGCCGTTATCGTCATCTATATGACCATTACGACACTGTCTGGACTGGAATTACGTGAGCAGTTCAAGAAAAACAAATTTGTTGATTATAAAGATGTCATCACTACCCCCATGGCTCCAGGGGTTTCGATCTTGGCTCCGGCCTATAATGAGGGGAAAAGCTTGGTCCAAAACGTCAGGAGCCTGCTCTCTCTCCATTTCAGTAAATACGAAGTAATCATTATCAATGATGGAAGTAAGGACAATAGCATAGAGGTCTTGATAGAGAACTTTGACCTGAAGAAAGCCGCATTTGCTTATGAACAAACCATTGATACCAAACGGGTAAAAGCAGTTTATAAATCTACGAATCCTTCATTCAGCAAGCTCATCGTGGTGGACAAGGAAAATGGAGGAAAAGCTGACGCCCTAAATGCCGGCATAAATGTTTCCAATCAAGAACTTATCGCCTGTATCGATGTGGACTGCATCCTGGCTCCTGATTCCATCATTCGTATGTTACGCCCATTTCTGGAGGAAACCCATAAAAAAGTCATCGCAGTCGGTGGGGGCATTGGCATTGCAAACAATTGTGACATCAAAGATGGCACGGTGGTAAAATACCGTGTGCCATCCACGCTTTTGGGCAGGTTTCAGGTAATAGAATACTTTAGAAGCTTTCTCTTGGGAAGGATGGCCTGGTCTCGTGTAAATGGCTTGTTGCTCATTTCGGGCGCCTTTGGTTTTTTTGACAAGGAATTGGTCAAGAAAGTAGGGGGCTACTTTCCGGCCACGGTAGGTGAAGACATGGAGTTGGTCGTAAGGATGAGAAGGTACATGGAAGAGCAAAAGATTCCTTATAAGGTGTCTTTCGTATCTGATCCGCTATGCTGGACAGAAGTGCCTGAATCGGAACAGGTGCTCTCCAGACAGCGAAATAGGTGGATGAGAGGCACAATCGAAACCCTCCAACTCCATCGCAAAATGCAGTTTAACCCAAAATATGGTTTCACAGGTATGGTGAGTTTTCCTTTTTGGACCATCTTCGAAAAAAACGCCCCTATCATTGAGTTTTTGGGTGTGGTATATACCTTTATTCTCATTTTTTTGGGTGAGTTTAGTGCTGTCTATTTTATCAGTCTTTTTGTGCTGATTTACTTTTTTTCCGTCATGTTATCGTCTTTCAGTATTCTGTTTGAAGAATTGGTTTTTAAGAAATATGGGAAGAAAGGGGAGTTGAGGAAACTCATTATCACTGTACTTAAAGAACCTTTTTTCGTACATCCTAAATTGATGATTTGGTGCATCAAAGGACATTGGAACTTTATTAAAGGCATAGGTGGCTGGGGGGAAATGGTTCGAACCGGCTTCAAAAACACAAAATGA
- a CDS encoding YaiO family outer membrane beta-barrel protein, protein MKNNILFLVVLTFLLVHHVSGQTSFDPDKKFLEARDLALEGKREEAISLGLKIVEQYPGYSDVWILLGRVNAWEGRYDSASVYFEKAIEQSPDYADAYNGYLDNLFWGEQYEKAQEVLARAEKQFGSNLPQGLTYRKSRLYYYREEYEEALDIAENLYEKNADIDGLLSYVTNLKRHTRNSAVGMTADYDSFQGEITPWNTYSLYARTRLGFMGSVIARATHSYRFEATGTQYEIDAYPSLGKNSYAYVNVGFSNASFFPEYRFGTSIYWSLPKAFEFDIGYRHLKFSEITHILTASVGKYTGNWWLNLRANHVPSSSGGSISGNLQARYYFKGAEDYLMVQFSTGVSPDEEDRDFQSQLLDSYRGRVGYQQLWTPRWMGYAFLGYSYDELSPGNYRPNLNISIGTEFRF, encoded by the coding sequence ATGAAAAACAATATATTATTCTTGGTGGTCCTTACCTTCTTGCTTGTACATCATGTAAGTGGCCAGACTTCCTTTGATCCAGATAAGAAATTCTTGGAAGCCCGGGATTTAGCGCTTGAGGGCAAAAGGGAAGAGGCCATCTCATTAGGGCTAAAAATTGTGGAGCAATACCCTGGATACAGCGACGTCTGGATCCTGCTTGGAAGGGTCAATGCCTGGGAGGGAAGGTATGATTCGGCTTCTGTTTATTTTGAAAAGGCCATCGAACAGAGTCCAGACTATGCAGATGCCTACAACGGCTATTTGGATAACCTGTTTTGGGGTGAGCAGTATGAAAAGGCCCAGGAAGTATTGGCCCGTGCTGAGAAACAATTTGGAAGTAATTTACCACAGGGCTTGACCTATCGTAAGTCAAGGTTGTATTATTATCGCGAGGAATATGAAGAGGCACTTGATATAGCCGAAAACCTGTATGAAAAAAATGCAGACATCGACGGCCTGCTGTCCTACGTCACTAACTTAAAGCGCCACACCAGAAACAGTGCCGTAGGGATGACGGCAGATTATGATAGCTTTCAAGGAGAAATAACACCTTGGAACACCTATTCTCTTTATGCCAGGACCAGATTGGGATTTATGGGGAGTGTCATTGCCAGGGCCACTCATTCCTATCGTTTTGAGGCCACTGGTACACAATATGAAATCGATGCTTATCCTAGTTTGGGTAAAAACAGTTACGCATACGTCAACGTAGGTTTCAGTAATGCCTCTTTCTTTCCGGAATATCGGTTCGGTACCTCCATCTATTGGAGTTTGCCAAAGGCTTTTGAGTTTGATATCGGTTACAGGCATCTGAAATTTTCTGAAATCACCCATATTCTCACCGCTTCTGTGGGCAAATATACTGGCAACTGGTGGCTTAACTTAAGGGCAAATCACGTCCCCTCCAGCTCAGGAGGATCGATAAGTGGAAATTTACAGGCGAGGTACTATTTTAAAGGAGCCGAGGATTATTTGATGGTTCAGTTTAGTACTGGAGTGAGCCCAGATGAAGAGGATAGAGATTTCCAGTCCCAGTTATTGGATTCCTATAGGGGCAGGGTGGGCTATCAGCAACTGTGGACTCCCCGGTGGATGGGCTATGCCTTTCTCGGGTATTCATATGATGAACTCAGCCCGGGAAATTATCGTCCCAATCTTAACATTTCCATTGGTACAGAATTTAGGTTTTAA